Within Corvus cornix cornix isolate S_Up_H32 chromosome Z, ASM73873v5, whole genome shotgun sequence, the genomic segment AAGGAGATGTTGGAAcacctttttgtttgttgcaATTGAACATTTACAGTATTATTTAGGGGATGCCATAACATGATACTCAGAGCAATATAGAAACTGAGCTCACCACCTCTACTCCTTCTGGGCTATTCCCACACTGCCTGTAATTTATGTCAAGCTGTGTTCAGGTTGGATGGCCATTTGCCACAGCTAGACTGAGACGGGTTGTTTTTGCTTCCTACAAGAGGAGGGTCagattttctcatgttttttggAAGGACCATGACAATGTGGCATTTGTGAAGTGTTCTGTGCCTGAAGCAACTTCTGCTCTCTTGGCATCTCAGTTTGTAAGAAATCCTAATATTTGTTTACTAAGAACAGTAATGTACAAGTACCAAGTTTCTGATTGAAACTTATTAGTGCTGTACTTCGGAGGGTcaaattccctcttttcccttgCCCCTGATGAGTTCTCCCTTTGTCCTAATCGCATTTACTCCTATAACAGTTAAtcctgttcttaaaaaaattaatccaataCTAAACTAAATATCTAACCCGTATGTAATCTCTAAATGTAGCAATTAGAACATGCTTCAGAGCAAGAAGAGAGatcaagaaagcaaacaaatcctACTAGACTCTGTTGGGTTTTAACATTAAAATGCCAGTGAAATTAATATCTTAATGTAGCTGGTTGTACTTAGTACTATCAGAGTGAGAagtacagcatttttttctttgacaatGCCTGTGCATCCCAGCAGTAAAGGGGGCATAGAAATTAAGCAGAATTAGCTCATTTCTTCATGTTTTGGGAGCGAGCATGGTGGATTTGCAAAGATCATGTATACTTGCATGATTATCCCAGCCTCTGCGTGGGATCATGATGGAAGAGTAGAGTTTCTGTGAAGAGTTTTTGTGTTCTGAAGAAATTTTGAGCTGTACTCCTTTTTCCAGACTTCCTTTGTATTTCTCCATGTCAAAGTCATATTTTGACCAATACCTGACTCGTCTCCAAATCCCACTGTATGTGAGCTTAtctaaatatatttctataGTAGCAGTTTTAAGTAGACAACCCTTAATGCATGTCCCCTGTGCAATGGAATTTCATTCTAAGGCTTTGTCCCCATACGATATGCAACCCTGTCTGTCTtgcactgaatttaaaaatgagtATCACACTGAGTTTGGTTATTCTTTTTACATATATAGCAGTATCCATGATCACACTGACTCACACTGCTTTATGAAGATCCTCCAGGGAAATCTAAAGGAGACTCTGTTTGAATGGCCtgagaaaaaagggaatggTGAAATGACTAAGAAATCAGAACGAGTTTTGAGGGAAAATCAGTGTGCCTACATTAACGGTAAGCTATTGAGCTTGTTTTGACAGCTATTTGTTCATGACTCTTATTCCTAACAGAAGAGTTCATCTGCTCTCTAGTCTCCTACCTTTAACAGTATAATACTTACAGCTTTATGCACAGTTTAAGAAGGTAACTCTTTAGATTCTTCATAAACCTGTATTTAGattcagtaaaataaatcatCACAACAAAAACGTGCTTTTAACACACTCTTAAAACATTGTAGCAATTGTTCGATAATGTAATATACTGTATATCTCCTCTAGCCCGAGCAGCCTTTAGCACTGTGCCCCAATGATTATCTGAAATTGCTTGTAAACATAAACTTGAATAGCATTttctaagaaataaaagaagcaaagtTTAGATAGCTTGATCATCTTGCTctccctgccccccccccccccccccccccaaagaaataatgcttttgCTCAGTCATGGAAAATCTATGttgaaaatgtaaaagctgTCTATGAAATAAATTGACCAGCCAGGAACAGAAACCTGTAACAGTGCTACTTATTGTCCAAATCAACAAAAGACTGTAGTGCTGAAGTGCAGTGTGAGCAGAACTGAAATTGCCAgtctatgaaaaaaatacacagtgttGAGAAATGACTAAGACTCCATCAGTAAGGCTCTTCAAGTACCTAAATCAATGCCATCATCACATGTATCTGTAGCTATTACCACCTTGTACTTTGCTGGACGCCATCCTGGAGTTGCCATCTGAGTGTAATGTGTGCTGGTGCTATGAAAGACACTGCACACCGTGCTGGATCACCTTGAGTTCAACCGAACAAAGgtgaagcagcagagaaggagGTCACCTGCCTTTTACATCATGGGTTAAACACTGGAGAACACACCTTGCGGGGCTGACCTTGGGAGCTTCCCAACTAGAGTAGCCTCGTGTTGGGTTATGGACTTAGCCAGGGTGAGGGCACTGGGGGGCAAGACTGGTGTTCTGCAGCCCTCTGCTGAAGCTTTGCCATgctaaatgaaaacacaaaattgaTAGGGCAGGAAATGCAAGAAGGGGCTTGACACATCTGGTGATGCTCCCATGCCAGGTATGTGGGTTCTCAAACTCAGTCAGGTTTTCCTACATATGCAGTTGTTTCCAATGCAAACAATTACAGACTGCGTGCATCTTATCCAAAGCTTCCTTGgttgtttaaaacaaatttgGTATCTAGTTCTCTGAGGCTGTTTGGATGTCTGCCATGTTTTGTAACAGATGTTTTGGTTTAAAAGTAAGGCGTTaaacaagcagaaggaaaacactgacAGTGTGTTGATTGCCATAACTGCATCAATAGCAAGTGCCTTCATGATTCTACTGCATGCTTCTTGGTTGCTCTTGTGTGTAAGGGTTAGAACCCACTAAACTGTTTATTTGAGTTTCCCGTTAGATGAGCACAGATTTAGGACTCTCCCCCCAGATGCTACATCCTCTGTTAAGATAAAGTATATTAACAACATTTAGGGCTTACAGTCAAAGTTAAGAGTGTACTCATCACTCTCAGGGTACCATGGCTATGTTGCACAATCCAGGTCCAGGTATTGTATAACAAATTCAAGTACAAAGGCCTGAGTTGTTTTTACAGCAGGGTCATAAACTTACATTCAAAGTCTCTCTTAAGTAACTCAAAACCTTCATTTTAGTGTAGAATGGACATGGTTTGTTTCACAGATGTGATTTTTCATACcttacatttttatgtaataGTTTGATTTCTACTCCACCAGTGCAGAGTGACCACACAACATACAGTGCTTTGTTTTACTACGTCTTCAATTATGCTTACTATTCAGTCATGAGTGGAAGTATGCCAGTCACTATTGATTAGTCACCTTATTGGAAAGAGAGAACAAATGGAAAACGTGTTCTCCGAACCAATGAACTGGAAGGATTAATTAGGAAACAGATGCCTGCGGTAGAAGACAACCATATCTCTGCCCATAAGTCCATGCCCCAAATGCATGTAGCTGACTTTTATTGTGACTGACATCCCTGTTACTTGTGAAGAATTAGCAACACCAGAAGCTTTTGTCCCCTTCCTGCTTTTGGAGCATGTATAGCAACAGCTCTCCTAGGAAAGTAGATGAACTTGAAGTCCTTTGGGAATGAGAGCTAGAAGATTACTTACAGTAATGgtcttctttaattttcttgggATTTCGGTTGGCCTTTAGCCTGTGGTGGATAATCTAGAAATTACATGAACTGTGGAAGGCAATAACACATTTTGAATTACCAGTGTAGATTTAGGAATCTGTGCTAGAGAACAGCAGTCAAATTCCTTGTACTGAGTTACTTGTTGCCCATATAAGTGTGGGCATGCCTAATTGCTCATGAGTTACagtttaaaaagcatttttttcaggcagttgAGATCTCATTGGATCTTCCTGCTAACACATCTTCTCGTTTTGTGCCTTTGCTGGTGTAGACTCCATTGGCCTGCACCGTGTGGAGAACATAAGCCACACAGAACCTGCTGTTAGTCTGCATTTGTACAGCCCACCCTTCGACACCTGTAACACCTTTGATCAGAGGACTGGGCACAAGCACAAAGTCACGATGACCTTCTACAGCCAGTTTGGAGAAAGGACTGTCTGCGTAAGTACGAGATGAGACACTCCTCCCCTGGCCCTGGGCTCTGAACCCTGTGAGGATGGGCCCAAAGGGCTGCCCATCTGCCTGCACAGGCTACAATGacactgccctggcacaggaagAAGGATCAGCACCTCTTCCCTTCCTGGGCCATCCCTGTCTAGGATCAGATAAAACCTGTTTCCAAGTACTGTCTGATTGGTAGAGTTGAACTTCCCTTGTGTGGAGTTCCCCATTTTGTAGTCTACCCCTTCTTTGTCACATCAGGAGATCAGTtctgagcagagaggaggatTAATGAGACCTCTGCTACTAGTTAAGCATCTTCAGGCAGCAAATGATGGCAAACGCAACCTGGTCAATGGAAAATGTGAAGTAGCTACGTTGTTTTGGCCAGCTTTAGTCAGGTGTAACATTTCCTGCCTAAACTGTTCTGCCAAAAAGGATCGCATTTCAAGAGGTTTTAAACCTTGTAGCTTATTGTAAATACTTCTTTGATCAATTCAATTCTTCAGAATCACTATTTTCACAGAGTAAGACTTGCTCTGAGGGTGAGAGTAGGCTGGTTGTCTGTTGTCTGCATTCTTGAGCAATGGCGTAAGATTTTATTTGGATAGGAAAGAAATCTTAAGAAAATTTTTGGGGCAACCAAGCTAGGACATCTGGGAGAGGTTAACAGGGTTTCAACACTATTCTATGCACTGGGAAAAATAACTACTTACATGTGGAGAAAAGACTGATTCTGGATGTTCAGCCACAGAGGTTCAAACACTGTTTAGTTTTGTTCGATACTGaacacattaatttttcattgaagCCAGAAATTCAGTGCTCAGGAGTTTCCTAGAGTGAGTCTTTAGTCAGATCAATTTAAAGTTTTATACAGTTGACAAGTACcatgtaaattatttctttgaagcCTGTCACATTACCAAACAGCTGAAACACAAATTTTGACCTTGCCAAGTTTGAAAGGTCCTTGAGAAAGTAAATTTGAATTTACAGTTCAGATTTTAAAGGGTAATTAATGTGGAAGAATTCTGAACAAAATTCATGCAACGATTCagtgtttgcttgctttttgttttaaatctttaCTGGATATGAAGTACATAAGATAGAAAGTGAGACTAGATATTTTGACTTGGACTCTTTCCCTACTCTGATCTGTACTCATCTGGCAGTGTTTTCACCATTTGTGGGAAAGTGGATCTGGCTTACAGGAAAGAGCTAAATTTTAATCATTGGGTCTCTTTCATGAATTCCTGTAAATGGAATTCCATTAAGGAAGAAAGTGGTAGCAAGTCTGGACCATCTAGCTGTCTAAAATGCCTTCATGATACAAAAACCTTCTGGTCTCAGTGACTTGGTTTCTGgaaagctgactggaaaagcaAACTTTCTTCTGCTTACCAGATCACAGAAGGACATAGGCAGGCAGagatttataaattataaataccAAGAGAGTAATGTAAAGTATATTTGTGTATCTTTTATGAGTAAGATCTGCCTAACAAAAGCATATTCAGTGCTCTTtgtcttaattattttacaggTAACACATGCAGGTAAATCCCTAGTGACTCCTGGCATCTGGCCATGATGAAGTCTTGATTAACTAACTCTCCAGGAAATACGCAATAAGTTATTAGgcttaataataaaaatattaagtgtGTCAAAGGACTTGCCTATGGGAGTGACTGCATGGTTCAGGTACAAACCATGAGAATACTCATAGGAAAGTTCCCTGAGGGAAAACTGATTTTGTCTTGGGTGTCATAGCACACCAGTTCCTTCTGCCAGGAATTTTGCAGCGGGAGGCAGTATCTCTTTGCAGCCTGTCTTCCAAGCTGGACATTCGAGCAGTTTCTGTCAAAATGAAGTAGAGCAGACTACTGGGGAGAGAAGACAGCCTGAAGGAGGAAGCACTCCTCAGCAGTCCTTTCTGCCATGGGCTTACTCATGGTCACCCAGAGCCAATGGACAGGGTGACTTTGTCAGGCATGCAGTGCCTTCTACAAAACTCTGGCAAGGAGCACTGAAAATATATGCTCCAAGTATGTTAAGGTGCTGAGCTACTCTGAGAACAAAGGTCCATGATGAGACCATGAAATAGGCAGTGACCTTCTCTTTCCTTAAAGCAACaacctctcctctttccttttagGCAACAGGAGCGCCACAGGAGAACAACTGAGAAGCACCAGCATGCATTTGCATAAGACCTGCTGAATGTTTAACTGGGGACAGAAGACTTGCATGGCTAAGGTTGACAGCCAGATCAATTTCAATACTTTGTCCATTGGAGTACACTAGGGCAGCTTCCAGACCGCACGCAGTTTCCTCGAGCAAATGCCAATTATGGGACACTAAGCTAACTAGTGCCATAACCTGCTTCAGAGGTTAGGTGCCTTTTCCTAGGCTCCTGTTAGAATTAAATAGTTTGTCTTCTAATTCTAGTGCCCTTTAAACTCCACCTTGGATATCAGAAATAGGGTTTTTAAACATCATCTGACAGTTCTCAATAGACCTATGGGTATTTATGCTCTCAATGTAATTAGTAGCTATATAAACTTCTAAGCTTCCAGTCACTTGTACCTATGGGTAGCACAGTAGATACAACTAACAGCAgcgccttttttttttttttaattaaatcttttaGGTTTTAATGCTCTAGGCCATCTTGAtagttttgtgcattttttactttttttttttacaatttgaTTTGTCAGATCCTGTTTTAAATAGGAACAGAGAAATTCTTCATGCAcgatgatttttaaaactgattgCACAGAGATTTGGCTTTTAAGAAGACTAATCGTACTTAATTCAGCTAATGTCCAGTTCCCAAAGTATTCTGTGTAGCcaatgaagaagaaaactgaaataaaactggattTGTGCACAGATTTCAGAGTTTCCAGCATTTTTCTCATGGTAACTAAAATACTGATCACACTTTACCAAAATGCACATTCCTCATGAACATCTAAATCTTTTCAATCTAAATCAAGTAATACACTGctagaaaagatttttaaaagctggaggTGTTTCAAACATGCAAAGAATCCTGACTCAAATTAAGTTTGGGGGGAATTCTGCCACTGAGTGTGCTGATGTTTACCTTTATCCTCCAGATTTAGTCACAGGAAAGAACCTTCTTGAAAAGAGTTAACTGTAATTAAACATATATAAATCAGCAAAGCTGTCTGCACAGAGGCTATCCCATTCATTTAATGCAGTTAATAACATATTCTCAAGTAGGGAATGTGTAGTAATTCTCCTAGTGTAATAGGTGACTGCTGGTTAGTCAGACAGCAGTTTAAATTTTAGCAGTATTGGTTTTAGATGACTCACATATTTCCCTCTGTATTGACAAGcccagaaaatatttactttatgAGACCCCATTTCCAGGGAGGCTGTgtcaaattttcagaaaatgtttgagCAGCATAACTGTTTTAGAATGAACCAATGCCTTGTTGTGGAAGTGTCACAGCATCAGAGATGAGCTGAGGCTGGCAGTCTGGCTGCCCTGCTCGTGCAGGGTCACCTACAGCCTATGTCCAGTTGGATTTTGTGTATCTACAAGAACTGAGGCActacaacctctctgggcaaactCCTTCTGGTGTTTATCAacctcactgtaaaaaaagcTTATGTTTAGACAAAATGTCTTGCATGTTAGTTTCTACCCAGTGCCTCTTGTTCTCCTCACCTTTCTCACAGAAAATTAGCAGTTTCATGTAGCTAACTTCAATTACAGCATATTCATTGGGCTTTTGCTTACTAGGTAGAATTAAAGAACAAACACTGTAGCTTGTAGACCACATGTTCAGTCAGGCCAGGGGAAATGGAAGATCAGAGAGACAGCCCAGAAGACACAATAGTGATGACAGCAGCCAGCTGTACTAGGATCCATGCATATAGAACCCCAGATAGGCAGAAGTGATAATGACAATCTACCCAAGTTGTCCCAAATACTGTTTAGCCATGGTAAACATGATACCATACATTGCATAGAATAATACAggaatttcagtgtttcagaagaAGGTACCTACCAGGTATTTATGTCCTTTATACCTCAACATATGGGAGGTAGCCTGCCCAACATAAAGGGTACAAATACAGGAAACCTCAAGAGAAATGTTTAATTGGGTCCACAGTCCTTAGAACACACACCACAGCCATTACCTTTGCTACTTCCAAAGCATTAGCTATGCATCAAGTGCTCTGAACAGCACAAGCATAAAGCTACTACCTACTAAAACCAATATTTCATCAACAAACACCAAGTAATATAATGAGAAGCAGAATCACCTTTCACTTACACAAATACATTCATATAACTCGTGCcagtttaaaacacagaaaccaGTAATAACAAAGTAGTATTTGCACACTATTATGGCTGAACAGCCAAGGTATTAAATCTTCCAGAATGCACCTGAGCTTTGGAATAGTGTTAACCGGCCATCTGATGAGGTAGCAATGTGCTGTAGGCTGACAATTAGCTTTCATTGGGCAATGAACAGATGTTTAGCATTTCATATGCTTTCACCTGAAAAGTGCTATTGAACGGTGTCCCTGTAAATTGAAGAGAGTTTAAATTTACCTGGGTTACCGCTAAGATCCTTACGTGGTAAGAGATACTGCCTCAAACCATTCAGGCTGGTAACAGCGGGAGGAACTCAGCCTAGATATGATTTGATCCATTAACCAAGACTTCAGTAAAGGAGCTGTGGCAAAAAGACAGAAGGAGGCAAAGTAATGCCAGGAGAGGAGTGAAGTGCACTATTTACATAAATTCAGCAAATTCCAAGTGTGTGGTGGTGTTGGTTTGAGGTGTTATTATTAAAACTTtagcaagaaaagaaactgtttatCAAAGACATGTTTTAGATGAGAAGGCTCTACAGCAAAGAGTCACTGGTAAGGCATATGCCATAAGCAAGGGTAAAGATGACAATGGGGGCTCTCCAGGAATGGAAATGCTATCTCAGTTTATTTGGCTGTGGCTGCCAAGAGCTAGATACACTGAAACTATAGACATGTTCGAGGGGGGGTTCACTTAGGTATAACCAGCAAGTGAGCAGCTCTTTCTCCATACGCTGAGGTCTGAGACCTCTAAAGCCTTTGACAGAAATTGTTGCTCAAAGAGGGCACCTGGCTGCCTAAAGAGTTTCTCAATGTTCTTGTGGATAATTGAGCCTAGACTTACTTTGTGTCTAACTCACTACAAAATCTTGGCATAAACAAATCTGTTCAATTTGTTATTTAAGCCTGGGTGACAGCTGGATCTCTTGATGTTTGAACATTCTTCATCATTGTCCATTGTGGATGTATAGAGGAACACAGCAGAATCAAGATCCACACTATATATAACCCTTCTTTcattacaggttttttttccttaaaccaCAAAGATAAAAGATGTGTTATTCACCAGCTAATCCCTGAGGTTATTTTTTCACACTCCTCTCATGACTGAGAGAAAGCTGTGTTGCAAGAATATAGCCTTCCCAAGGGTAAAAGAGGTGACCTGCCTACAGTGACTGTTTGCAGAGACAAACAGAACAAATCAAGCAGAAGCTCAGTGCTTTTCAACCATAGTATATACTCCGCTCTTGCCAGTTTAGCTCATGAAAGATTTCACTGTCCTTGAATGTCAGAGTCTTATGTCCTATGAATGGAGACTAATTCCATTCACTGTGTctggtaaaggaaaaaaaaacaccatGGATCAACTGTGCAGGTCTTCAAGACTAGTTCTGACACTTGTAGTTCCTATGGAGCTTTattcaataattttttctcaAACCTTTGAACCCTGTGGTGTTTTAACACTACAGTGAATTTCTTCAGGGATTAATGACCCCCAAAATAGGGATAGACAAACTCTTCTGACCTAATTGATCTTTTGTGCATGCCACACAAAAAAcatttgaggggttttttaacaaGTAATGAAACATCTCATGCCTTTTCCAGATGTCTCCCCTTTGCTTTTACTCTCTAATTCACTAGAAGCCTTTGGTACAGACAGATAAGtgtattattttctcttaaaacttAACTTCTTGACATTTAAGGTGTACCTCCTTCCTGTCTCATTGCAGGCTGAGAAGAACACATAATGTTAAAATCATCTCTATTTGCACTTCAGTTCCcagtaggaaaaaattcttccctgaaCCACAAAGATAAGGTGCATATACTGTTCACTGACTTctgctttggtttattttccatgCCTATTCTAGTCTCTCAGGCCCCTAGGCTTTCTCCCAGGTTTAGTTTAGCTGATTGGTTGACCTGTGGTCAGTGttgatgaaaaacattttaaaacatgatgATTACATGTGAATTACGTATTTCTTAGGCGATGAAACATCATTAACTTGCTTCTTTAATTCATAATGATTAGAGGAACAGCATAAGAGGATTGTGTGGCACATGCTACCCTTATCTGGCCAGTTTCCCTGAGATTCATGAATCACATGAATCACAAAGCTACCACGagaaagcaaaactgctgctgcaaaagaCAGCTACATCTTGTTCTCTGCTCCCCCTCAGTATTCAGAATCAGATCCTCAGGATCTCTcggttttcttttttgtttgtttttttaaaatcacgTTGTGAATGCTAAGTGTTTGATTTTCATTGTTAATCACTGTCTTGGGAAGCTCTGAGAGCCACAGTCAGAAAAAGCAAGCTCCTTTTTTCCTACCCAGCTGAAAAAGATGCCCCAGCAACACATCCCCTGTTAACTATGAGCACTCTGATCAAATAAGATTGCTGAAAAATGCTTCTTCCCTTGTTTCAATCTGCAGGCAGGCATACAGCTTTGCCATTAAGAGAATTACAAAACTGCTGTGTGAGTGCTTGGAACCTCCTGCTGATCACTCACTCAGTGGATGGCCTTGAAGGTGCATGTCCCAAGCATAAGGACAGGCATTTCTGAGGGGCAGAAATAGTTCTGGACATTGAAGAACTATTCTGTAAATGCTGAGGATCTGTTGCTACTGCAAAGACCAAGTTCATTTGAGGTATGGCTACATATGGTTATAGAGCATGTGATTTGAACCTTCTACTGGAATCTACTGGAGGCACTCAGACCTGTGGCATGTATTTATTCCTCTGTCATAGCTAGGGTTCTGAATGGGCCTGGGATTGCTGGTAGAACAATATTTACCAAGCATATTCATAGGGAGAAAACAAGCACTTGAAAAAGTTTGCTTCGTAGGAAACGTGCAAAATAGTCCTGTTTAAACTCAGACGCTGGAGGAAACCTTATCATCTTCTTTGGCTAGATCTTTATCCAATAGAGGCTGGAATAGCTGTGCTGTTGttgaattaaaatgttttacactGATTGAAACAGCCATTATTAGGATTGAGTTTTTAATTCTGGTTACATATATTACCTGAGACTTCAGACTATGTCCCTCCCTGAACATGATTACTTACTAGTGAAGAGATACTGCTTGAGGAAAGCTTTAACAGCCAGTGTGTCATGTCCACCAGGAGTATTCA encodes:
- the CDO1 gene encoding cysteine dioxygenase type 1, with the translated sequence MEQPVQTETWKARSLEELVRILHQIFAEDKVSVEEVQALMESYESNPEEWLQYAKFDQYRYTRNLVDNGNGKFNLMILCWGEGHGSSIHDHTDSHCFMKILQGNLKETLFEWPEKKGNGEMTKKSERVLRENQCAYINDSIGLHRVENISHTEPAVSLHLYSPPFDTCNTFDQRTGHKHKVTMTFYSQFGERTVCATGAPQENN